Genomic segment of Malus domestica chromosome 15, GDT2T_hap1:
ATAGGAGAGTTACATGGGTTTGAACTTATGGAAAGTGATTGCAAGACAGCAGAGAATTTTCACTAGGTGGCAATTGCGATGTAGGGTTTTGGATGGTTTGGTTGAAGTAGCTGTACAACAGTTGCATTAGtttattctatttatttattttcgtaATATTGATTATGGGTCTTGATTCATAAATCTTGAATTTTGCTTTCCGAAAAGACATTTTATAAAAGGCGGACATGTGGAATGTATGTAATGATGTTTAAAACTGTGGTACTTTCGGTTTTACAATAAAGGTTAATTTGGTTATTTGAAAAGACTGTAAAAGTAAGGATGTTATAACACACTTTATGGAATTAAATTTGGCCAAACAATCAACTGAGGACACTCGTAAGAAAAATATGCTACATATCAGGGACCTTAGGCTAactaaaaatatcaagtatttatgaaaaaaaataagtcTTAAAAACTTATTTTACTCTTTTCCAATAATATATGCATTATGTTAAGAAAAGTTCTGGCTTGATTTGGTTTCTTTGCAGACTACCTGGTGACAAAATGTGGTGTGCTTATGATGTCTCTTTTTGTGTTCTTTACAACCACCATGTCTGTGTCTTTCACATTGAGAGAGACACAGACTCGCATGCTGAAGTTCACAGGTTTGTGTTAATTTGTGTATTCTGGATAAAGCAAAATGCTGATGCTAGCTCCATTCACAATACTTGCCTCCATTAATGTTTTCTTCTGTCCCCTCCTTGAGACAATGAAATAATGTATGTGATGAAGCTCTTAATTGTATTTTGACGTTAAACCCAGAAATAGCATTTATTCACATGTTATTATCAAATTTAAGGTTTTGTTCATCGAAAACATCATCCATTTTGTTTCCCTGCTTTGATGAGTATCATTTTGTTTCCCAGTGCGTCATACATCCTCCTTATCCTGCCTCTATATTTTGGTGCTTACTTTTGTCAAATTATTGCAGTGCAGCTTCAACACCACGCTCGTCATCAGCTTCCAACTTTCCAGTTAATTTTTGTGCATGTAATTGAATCACTTGTCTTTGTGCCGGTAAGTGTACATCTTTTTTGTTCACCATCAACACAATATGTACCCAGTTGATGAgttttttggattttatttattcatttacttatttTTACTTGCTAATGTATTTTCATGTGAAACTATTATTGGTTTTGCAGATAATGATCGGTATATTATTTTTTCTGTTCGAGTTTTATGACGATCAACTGTTGGCTTTTATGGTCCTCATACTTGTCTGGTTGAGTGAACTTTTCACGCTGATCAGGTTTCGCTCTCTCCCTTTTAAATAGTGGCATGAAAATTATTGGGTGCCCATGCCTGTACACATAATGAGTACGTTTCATTTCAAAAGTCATTCACTCTGAGACTCTCATTCCTTTCCACAGGTCATGTGATGGGGAGTCGTGCTGTCATTAATCAATGCATGAGTTCATATTTTCATTAGACCTTATGTTAGTCGTAAGATATATCAAATATGGGGTCTAGACAATGTGATGATTGCTCAACTTGTTGCTCTTTCGACTCTGGTGTGTGGGCCTATTTTAGGTTGGTAGTTCTAGGCTTAATATGGATAAAATATTACCTGAAAGTTAGTGCTAAACAATTTTGAGGCAGGGTTAGGTTGTAATTGGCACTCTTTTGATCTCTGTAGTAGATTTCCTAGATCAAGGGCTTTGATGTTGTGAGTCAGCTGATTAAATTGGCTTAAGATATGATGTTAGAAAAGGATTATATAATGGCACCTCTTCGAGGCTAATTTTCCCTCCTGTGTGCACACCCTACTTTCGCCAAATTTCTAATTTGTGCCATGCTCTTTTCATTTGATTGCCCTTCTTGCAGTGTCCGGACGCCCATTTCTATGAAGTTCTTTCCCCGCTTCTTTTTGATCTACTTTCTGGTTTTCCACATCTATTTCTTTTCCTATGCTTATGGTACGTATTACTTCTTATTTTACTAGTAGATGGaaactatttttcattttctagaTAAAATTCTGCTTTCAAACTGTTTGCAGGTTTTTCTTATTTGGCTCTTTCTACGGCTGCCGCTTTTATGCTGCATCTCATTCTATACTTCTGGAACCGTTTTGAGGTAATCCTTATTGTGTAGAATTTTCCCTTTTTGGGCCTGGCTTATTGTAtagatgaaaatattttttgaatgaCAATGGTAGCCTCAGTTGGCTTTGCAAGTGTAGTCTCAGTTGGTTCCCTTTGCTTGCACGGCTTGTTTGAGCAGATGAATAATGAAGTTCCTAGATTCAGATGGTAGATGTGCACGCGTATGTGTGCTACATTTCACGGGTGTTAAAATATTTGTGTTTAAATTCTTGTTATTCGTTGGAAAAGAAACCGGAAGAACTTTTACCAGAATAAATCATTTACAGAAGATTTGAGTGTGGTCTATATTGTTGAGATCTGTAATAGCCTTAATTAGTCGAAGTTTAATCTGTTATTATGTCGGTGCACTGCTTGCAGGTACCAACTCTACAGAGGTTTATCCAAAATCGGCGATTTCAGCTCCAGCAAAACCCAGATTTCCACATTACCTCCTCAACGTTCCTTGCCTCAACTGTACAGATCACAAGATTGAACACAAGAAATCCCGGCCTTGTTAATTCTGACTTGGCACCTGGACCTGGGCTGAGATCTGGATCCAATCCAGTGGTGCCATCAAATGCAGCAGAAGTTCCCGGGCTTCAAGAACAGTCAGGTAATGACAACCTAGACAGGGTAGGAAACCCTCAGGTTCCGGGCCAAGCTGACCTGAATCAAGCAGAGAATGGTCCCAACCCCGGCGGTATGAATTCATTCAGTTCGCTTTTGTTATGGATCTTGGGAGGGGCGTCCTCTGAAGGCGGCCTCAATTCCCTTATTTCTATGTTCAGAGATGTGAGAGAGCAGGGACAAGTTTATGCGGAAGCGGAACCCCCTAggcaagaaaatcaagatgTACATAGATAGGACCGGAACATTGCATGTGTGGAGGAAGGCGATCTCAGTTTGCCTTCCTTTTGTTGTTGTAGATCTTCATGGTGAAGTAGGATAGCAAAGGTTATGCTGGATTGTATAAATGATATACGTGACGTCCTTTTGGTTAATCTAAGGAATACAATCGAAAGCAAGAATCGGATTTGGAGATGTTCGATTTTTCTGAACCGTGTCTCCGTCAGCAAAGTGATTTTTCTTAATCTTTTCAAGCTGCAGACCGAGGGCGAGCCTTCGAAAATGTTGCTCTTTTTTGATGGAAAAGTCACAGGTTTAAGTCGTGGACGCATTCTTTTTGCAAA
This window contains:
- the LOC103425410 gene encoding membralin-like protein At1g60995 isoform X3; the protein is MDAEQTFIRVQERFSQILTPKVRAALEYIYLFIAITLFCILVVMHANYVQQPGCSSELSGVETTQAQIIQIKITSAGLWSQNESEFTNVVYDGTDTKSVMRGKLALKTDTEVVDQQTDGSPNSPNTMNIAGIHLDLDIPKWLRILHLDRLNLYAVQWLEIRSKTFEPTYLYTMEKGYFLLPESVRSQHNIRAVNISISARHSCFGNRWQQLLVNRFVGYDTILINSLLSSPGQGYLYNFQTKEFFNLSYAQEPPQGPARFGDYLVTKCGVLMMSLFVFFTTTMSVSFTLRETQTRMLKFTVQLQHHARHQLPTFQLIFVHVIESLVFVPIMIGILFFLFEFYDDQLLAFMVLILVWLSELFTLISVRTPISMKFFPRFFLIYFLVFHIYFFSYAYGFSYLALSTAAAFMLHLILYFWNRFEVPTLQRFIQNRRFQLQQNPDFHITSSTFLASTVQITRLNTRNPGLVNSDLAPGPGLRSGSNPVVPSNAAEVPGLQEQSGNDNLDRVGNPQVPGQADLNQAENGPNPGGMNSFSSLLLWILGGASSEGGLNSLISMFRDVREQGQVYAEAEPPRQENQDVHR
- the LOC103425410 gene encoding membralin-like protein At1g60995 isoform X2, whose amino-acid sequence is MDAEQTFIRVQERFSQILTPKVRAALEYIYLFIAITLFCILVVMHANYVQQPGCSSELSGVETTQAQIIQIKITSAGLWSQNESEFTNVVYDGTDTKSVMRGKLALKTDTEVVDQQTDGSPNSPNTMVTLDDAVVKNEIKERHSSFLLRMKETVKAALTYFNKLWKMRSRLLSVLQKHGTHVIGNLWNIAGIHLDLDIPKWLRILHLDRLNLYAVQWLEIRSKTFEPTYLYTMEKGYFLLPESVRSQHNIRAVNISISARHSCFGNRWQQLLVNRFVGYDTILINSLLSSPGQGYLYNFQTKEFFNLSYAQEPPQGPARFGDYLVTKCGVLMMSLFVFFTTTMSVSFTLRETQTRMLKFTVQLQHHARHQLPTFQLIFVHVIESLVFVPIMIGILFFLFEFYDDQLLAFMVLILVWLSELFTLISVRTPISMKFFPRFFLIYFLVFHIYFFSYAYGFSYLALSTAAAFMLHLILYFWNRFEVPTLQRFIQNRRFQLQQNPDFHITSSTFLASTVQITRLNTRNPGLVNSDLAPGPGLRSGSNPVVPSNAAEVPGLQEQSGNDNLDRVGNPQVPGQADLNQAENGPNPGGMNSFSSLLLWILGGASSEGGLNSLISMFRDVREQGQVYAEAEPPRQENQDVHR